The Desulfococcus multivorans DNA window GTACCCGACTTGCGCTGACCACAGAGGCCGGACTGAATGACGGACTGGCTTTCCCCTTCACCAACCTGGCGATTGCGGTGGCCTTGGTCGGACTGGCACCTTCGGAATGGTTACTCGGCTGGCTGATTATTGATGTCTTCTACAAAATCATCGTCGGCGTGCTGGTCGGTGCCGTCAGCGGCTGGCTGATGGCTCAGTTGTTCTTTAGGTTTCCGGCCACCCGAGGCCTGCCGAAGACCATGACGGGTATTGCGGTGCTTAGCCTTACGCTGGTCCCTTATGGTTTTGCCGAGCTGTTATCCAGCTACGGCTTCATCGCGGTATTCGTAGGCGCCTGCGTATTTCGTGACGTCGAGTGCAGCCATGAATACCATGCCGCACTTCACGAACTTTCCGAGGAATTCGAGCGTGTCTTTGTTGCGGTCTTGATGTATCTCCTAGGCGCCTATGCGGCCTCCGGCCTCTTGGGTCACATGACACTACCCATGTGGGGCCTTGTGGTATGTATCGTGTTCTTAGTTCGTCCGATTTCCGGGTTGATAGGACTCGTTGGCTCGGATCTTCCGCGTCGCAAGCGACTTGCGATCTCTTTCTTCGGCATTCGTGGCATAGGCTCGTTCTATTACCTAGCCTACGGAGTCTATCATGCGCACTTTCCAGAAGCCATGTCTGTCTGGGCGATAGTAATTGCCGTAGTAACCATCTCCGTGTTTGTACATGGAATCACGGCTCGGTCAGTGATGAATTGGGTCGCTACTGAACGTAACTGACGCACAGATTATGGTATGGCTGCCGAACAACCAGTTGCAGCGGACGGCGCTATCGCGCTGCCTCGATTTCTTGCCCCGGCAGTGGTCGCCGATCACCGCAATGCCCCAGTGAACGCTCTCGGTTACCTGCGCGTCATGTTCACGGTAGAGGACATTGACGATACGCTCGCCCGCCGCTCAACGCCAACGTTGGGCTCATATAGTAATCAGCTCGTAAACTATGATAATAGGTGCGCAAGCATCTTCTCAGGGGATCAAAAATGAAGACAAAAAAATAAACGTATCTGGTCTTGGTCGTCTCCCTTCCTTTTGTCATGCAGTGATTGCTGGGGATTTTATATATGTTTCAGGTACACTGGGAACTAAACCAGACTCAAAGGAGCTTGTAGAGGGTGGAACCAGGGCGGAAACCGCTCAGGCTCTTCAAAATATTGGCCTCATTTTAAAGGAATGCGGCGCTTCTTTTTCCGATCTTGTAAAAATCAGTGTTTTTCTGGCTGATATAAAGACTTTCCCGGAAATGAACGAGGCCTACCTTGAAGTGATGGGCAGTGATCCTCCCGCACGTATCACGGTTGGTGGAGCCGATTTAGCACGTGGAGCTGCAGTCGAGATTGATGCGGTTGCATACAAGCCAAACGCGATGTCAGACGGGATTACTGACACTCAATAAGGATGCATAATGAATTCTGGAAAACTTTATCGTCGGGCAGCGTTTACGGACAACCCCAAGGGTGGTAATCCCGCCGGCGTTTGGGTTGGTGAGACCTTGCCATCTGCAGATGTTATGCAGCGAATTGCGGCTGAAGTCGGTTACTCCGAAACTGCCTTTGTGGCGCCGACTTTCGGACAGAACCGAACGATTCGTTATTACAGTCCTGAGATGGAGGTGCCGTTTTGTGGTCACGCTACTATTGCTACAGGTGTAGTGCTCGGCGAGACTGAAGGGGACGGTACATATCGATTGACAACTGCTGTGGGGGAGGTCTCAATCACCGTTCATTCCCAAGGTGAGGTGCGTGAAGCCTCGTTGACTTCAGTGGAGCCAAGGTACACAGGTGCTTCCGATGTACTTGTCAACGAAGCGCTCTCCGCGCTTGGCTGGCAATCGAGTGATGTCGATGGCTCAATTCCTCCTGCCAGAGCTTACGCTGGGGCATGGCACTTGGTGTTGGCCATCAATGATCCGCATAGACTGGCCAGGTTAAATTATGACTTTGAGAGACTGAAGGCGCTTATGCTTCGAGAAGGACTTACTACGCTACAATTGGTGTGGCGAGAGAGTACGAATGTATTTCACTCTCGCAACCCATTTCCAGTAGGTGGGATTGTGGAAGACCCGGCCACGGGTGCGGCGGCAGCTGCGCTTGGCGGGTATCTCCGAGAAGCCGAACTCATTGCTGTGCCCGCCACCATTTTCATCCGTCAAGGGGAAGCGATGGGCCGTCCGAGTCGACTGACAGTCGAAATACCTGCTACAGGAGGAATTGTGGTAAGAGGTACTGCGGTTCCGATTGAGGCAGAGTAATGTCGAAGGAAGGTTGTGTAATCGAGTGCGGCGTCAATCCGTAATAACCGCCCAACAAATCGCTTCACTGGATTTTCACTCCGCTGCGCTTCGTGAAAACCAGTGAGCTCAACCGTTATCCAATCGAAATGAGTGCTATGCCGATGGTTGAGAATGATCTGAATGAATCGCGTTCTGCGCGAGATGAACGAGAAAGGAGGATCTTGACATTCCCCTTTTTTTGGCTGCTGCATCAATTTGCTTAAGGGTCATCTCTGGCACGGTAATATTGATCCTTACGGTGCGAGGTTTGGTATCCGGAATAGAAACTACCAGATAAGCGATGACATCAGCGTAGTCCGCATCAGCCATTATATCTTCGAGTTTGGATGGAGCCGGCATTTCATCGCCGTCTTCAATCATTCCTTTAACATGGAGTGCAAGCGCCTCTTGGGCTAAATCCTTGGCTTCGTCCACGGTTTGCCCAGCGGTAATACAACCCGGAAAATCTGGAAAAGATACGCCAAAGTCAGTTTTGGACGCTTTATGAACGACAGCTATATAATTTGCCATGATATTGCCTCACGTGAACTTAATTCCCGACTGGCGCTCGATACTCTTTAATGTGCCGATCGGTATATCCTTTTCAGGGTGTGGTACGGTTACGCGTCCCTTTTTTTGTGGATGCCGGAATTGTGTATGAGAGCCAACTTTGGCGATCTCATACCAGCCGTTCTGTTTGAGTATCTGAATGATTTTCCGGCTGTCCATAGTGTGTAACAATACACATTATATGGGGCCTTGTCAATTGTTTATGGAATCTGGATAACGTTGCCTTTCACTCGGACGGGAACTCCGCTGAGCTCCGTTCCCGCCGGTGAAGGCCACGTTATATGTGACAAAAACGGAGATCGCGCATGAGTAGATTGTTTGAAGAAAGCTCAATTAATCAGATGTCCTTGAAAAATAGATTTGTTCGGGCGGCTACATGGGAAGGACTGGCAACCGAAAAAGGTGAAGCCACCCCTGAATTGATGGAAATGATGGCATCGCTCGCCAAGGGAGGTGTCGGCTTGATTATAACAAGCCATTCTTATGTTTCGCAGGAAGGGCAGGGGACTCCCTGGCAGCTTGGCGTTTATGATGACAAACTCATTCCGAAACTGGAAGCGATGGCTTCAGCCGTTCATGAAAACAGCGGCAAAATTGTTATGCAACTTGCGCATGCCGGCCTGTATGCCGAGGTGGCGTTAACAGGTCGGCCGGCATTAGCCGTGTCGGATCCTGCCGGTTTTCCGGAAGGAAACATCAAGACCATAACACCCGTTGAAATCCAGCGCCTTGTTTCATCGTACGCACAAGCGGCAAAAAGGGCCCAGGTGGCCGGTTTTGATGGTCTTGAAATCCATTCCGGGCATGGCTATTTACTAAGCCAGTTTCTCTCCCCTGCCTACAATAAGCGACAGGACGAATACGGCGGGGCGATA harbors:
- a CDS encoding RidA family protein: MIIGAQASSQGIKNEDKKINVSGLGRLPSFCHAVIAGDFIYVSGTLGTKPDSKELVEGGTRAETAQALQNIGLILKECGASFSDLVKISVFLADIKTFPEMNEAYLEVMGSDPPARITVGGADLARGAAVEIDAVAYKPNAMSDGITDTQ
- a CDS encoding cation:proton antiporter, whose translation is MTQLSFTYTNSPYKAQQLIEFNDPGLFTVELYDVGLLVLGLIVLIAVILPRLVSDRLMVTAPLVYMATGALLFLLPWAPTLPDLVDDAWWPKRLTELGVIIALTSAGLKINRPFARTTWTVSWRLLAVTMPLSIAFAAWLGWWLAGLMPAAALLLGAVISPTDPVLASDVQTTAPGQPDDSSTRLALTTEAGLNDGLAFPFTNLAIAVALVGLAPSEWLLGWLIIDVFYKIIVGVLVGAVSGWLMAQLFFRFPATRGLPKTMTGIAVLSLTLVPYGFAELLSSYGFIAVFVGACVFRDVECSHEYHAALHELSEEFERVFVAVLMYLLGAYAASGLLGHMTLPMWGLVVCIVFLVRPISGLIGLVGSDLPRRKRLAISFFGIRGIGSFYYLAYGVYHAHFPEAMSVWAIVIAVVTISVFVHGITARSVMNWVATERN
- a CDS encoding type II toxin-antitoxin system HicB family antitoxin, encoding MANYIAVVHKASKTDFGVSFPDFPGCITAGQTVDEAKDLAQEALALHVKGMIEDGDEMPAPSKLEDIMADADYADVIAYLVVSIPDTKPRTVRINITVPEMTLKQIDAAAKKRGMSRSSFLVHLAQNAIHSDHSQPSA
- a CDS encoding NADH:flavin oxidoreductase; translated protein: MSRLFEESSINQMSLKNRFVRAATWEGLATEKGEATPELMEMMASLAKGGVGLIITSHSYVSQEGQGTPWQLGVYDDKLIPKLEAMASAVHENSGKIVMQLAHAGLYAEVALTGRPALAVSDPAGFPEGNIKTITPVEIQRLVSSYAQAAKRAQVAGFDGLEIHSGHGYLLSQFLSPAYNKRQDEYGGAIENRVRIHLQIYQAIREVVGTDYPIMVKMNGSDFIENGLTREDSLKAAKLFADAGFDAIEVSGGIIRTGKLSPSRPGITTEDKEAYFEEYATHFKSNIKTPLILVGGLRSFTIADRIVAEGIADYISMSRPFIREPDLINRWKNGDLRKAECKSDNLCFNPGFEGHGVYCVTRELEKNKISGQHTTSRFS
- a CDS encoding type II toxin-antitoxin system HicA family toxin: MDSRKIIQILKQNGWYEIAKVGSHTQFRHPQKKGRVTVPHPEKDIPIGTLKSIERQSGIKFT
- a CDS encoding PhzF family phenazine biosynthesis protein — encoded protein: MNSGKLYRRAAFTDNPKGGNPAGVWVGETLPSADVMQRIAAEVGYSETAFVAPTFGQNRTIRYYSPEMEVPFCGHATIATGVVLGETEGDGTYRLTTAVGEVSITVHSQGEVREASLTSVEPRYTGASDVLVNEALSALGWQSSDVDGSIPPARAYAGAWHLVLAINDPHRLARLNYDFERLKALMLREGLTTLQLVWRESTNVFHSRNPFPVGGIVEDPATGAAAAALGGYLREAELIAVPATIFIRQGEAMGRPSRLTVEIPATGGIVVRGTAVPIEAE